From a region of the Phaseolus vulgaris cultivar G19833 chromosome 6, P. vulgaris v2.0, whole genome shotgun sequence genome:
- the LOC137833456 gene encoding disease resistance protein RPM1-like, with translation MWKQTNPKTFHCIRTLIPRFQIARKVKGIKSKNSQEPRSSTSGENKWNSLHYHVDDLETQEEVVGLVGPTAKLRGWLKEGQEERTVITVVGIPGVGKTTLAKHVFDKVHDDFVCHTMIRVHRRYTVKGLLINMILKLCKERKENPPSEISNMDEDSLKKEVRDRLRKKRYVVLFDDVWNENFWDDIQSVLIDDKNKSRIIITTRNVKVADFCKTSSIVQVYNHDKPLSEEESLKLLHKKARYGSEGHCHDELKNVSLEILRKCKGLPLAIVVVGGLLSQLKDESASEWRKFCENFKRNRNLNGIREVIGWSYDDLPINLRSCLLYFGMYPEGYEIKSDRLVRQWVAERFVTPDTPKSLEEVANEYLLGLVQRNLVQVSSISFEDKFIKCRVHDLIHDMIRAKVKNTCFGEYIGGGGDDQSESSGLVRRLTIATNDVIRSTETSLIRSIIIIPEKQEESWFVEFESKILKNYMPLKVLDYEDSGLPCVPKMLGTLIHPRYLSFRGTLIESLPKSIGKLLNLETLDIRDTKVCKIPKEITKLRKLRYLLTPDRASSSIKWKKDIGGMTMLQKIPEVRIELDEVAIREVGKLKQLRDLRVLCFSGDHNNVLCSSIEEMKHLQALRIKTFNETSGDRRIVDLNITLRNSKLQKLFLDMKLERLPNWIPQLRNLERLTLRKSDLTNDPLESLEDMPCLSVLSLTYAYEGKILHFRAGGFQKLRKLNLSNLGKLNSICIDDTALPSLEYFELTCLDKLKSVPVDIQHLKKLKFLDVPCMPTEFVEEIDRIGKNKHWTINYGLYVIYGGVSEDSHKFPFLRLLKRWFWI, from the exons ATGTGGAAGCAAACAAACCCTAAGACTTTTCACTGCATCCGAACTCTGATCCCTCGATTTCAAATAGCACGTAAGGTTAAAGGTATTAAAAGCAAAAATAGTCAAGAGCCAAGATCAAGCACTTCTGGAGAAAATAAATGGAATTCATTGCACTACCATGTAGATGATCTGGAGACGCAAGAGGAGGTTGTTGGCCTTGTTGGACCTACAGCCAAATTGAGAGGTTGGTTGAAAGAGGGACAAGAAGAACGCACTGTGATTACGGTTGTGGGTATTCCAGGAGTTGGAAAAACCACTCTTGCCAAGCATGTTTTTGACAAGGTCCATGACGACTTTGTGTGCCATACAATGATCAGAGTCCATCGACGCTACACAGTAAAAGGACTGTTGATAAATATGATACTCAAACTTTGCAAAGAAAGAAAGGAGAATCCACCTTCTGAAATTTCTAATATGGATGAAGACTCCTTGAAAAAAGAAGTCAGAGATCGCTTGCGCAAGAAGAGGTATGTTGTCTTATTTGATGACGTATGGAATGAAAATTTTTGGGATGACATTCAATCTGTTTTGattgatgataaaaataaaagtaggaTAATAATCACAACAAGAAACGTGAAAGTTGCAGACTTTTGTAAGACTTCTTCTATTGTTCAAGTATATAACCATGATAAACCTCTAAGTGAAGAAGAATCTTTGAAATTGCTCCACAAGAAGGCACGTTATGGTTCTGAAGGACATTGTCACGATGAACTTAAAAATGTGTCTCTTGAAATTCTTAGGAAGTGTAAAGGTTTACCTCTAGCAATTGTGGTCGTTGGTGGTCTTTTGAGTCAACTAAAGGACGAAAGTGCCTCTGAATGGAGAAAGTTTTGTGAAAACTTCAAGAGGAATCGTAACTTAAACGGTATAAGAGAAGTTATAGGTTGGAGTTATGATGATTTGCCAATCAATCTCAGATCATGTTTATTGTATTTCGGAATGTATCCGGAAGGCTATGAAATTAAATCTGATAGATTGGTTAGGCAGTGGGTAGCTGAGAGATTTGTTACACCTGATACCCCGAAATCTTTAGAAGAAGTTGCAAATGAATATTTATTAGGGTTGGTCCAGAGAAATTTGGTGCAAGTGTCTTCAATTAGCTTtgaagataaatttataaaatgtcgTGTTCATGATTTAATACACGACATGATCCGTGCAAAAGTCAAGAATACTTGTTTTGGCGAGTATATTGGTGGTGGTGGGGATGATCAATCTGAGTCAAGTGGGTTGGTTCGACGTCTGACAATTGCAACCAATGATGTAATTAGAAGTACTGAAACCTCACTCATTCGGTCAATTATAATCATTCCAGAAAAACAAGAAGAATCATGGTTTGTCGAATTTGAAAGCAAGattcttaaaaattatatgcCATTGAAGGTACTTGATTACGAAGATTCTGGATTACCTTGTGTTCCTAAAATGTTAGGAACTTTAATCCACCCGAGGTATTTAAGCTTTAGGGGAACACTGATAGAAAGTCTTCCAAAATCCATTGGTAAGCTCCTGAACTTGGAAACCTTGGATATACGAGACACAAAAGTGTGTAAGATTCCAAAGGAGATCACCAAGCTCCGAAAGTTACGGTATCTTCTGACACCTGACCGTGCTTCTTCTTCAATTAAATGGAA gAAGGACATTGGAGGCATGACAATGCTACAAAAGATACCAGAGGTGCGTATTGAGCTTGATGAAGTGGCGATTAGAGAGGTGGGAAAGCTAAAGCAGTTAAGGGATCTGAGGGTGCTTTGTTTCAGCGGAGACCACAACAATGTTCTTTGCTCCTCAATAGAGGAGATGAAACACTTGCAGGCACTACGCATTAAAACATTCAATGAAACATCTGGTGACCGCAGAATAGTTGACTTGAACATTACGTTACGAAATTCTAAACTTCAGAAGCTTTTCCTTGATATGAAGTTAGAAAGGTTACCAAATTGGATTCCTCAACTCCGTAATCTTGAGAGATTGACCTTGCGCAAATCTGACTTAACCAATGATCCGTTGGAATCACTAGAAGATATGCCTTGTTTGTCTGTTCTCTCTTTAACCTACGCTTATGAAGGTAAAATATTGCATTTTCGAGCTGGAGGGTTCCAGAAACTGAGGAAGCTAAATCTCTCAAATCTTGGGAAATTGAATTCGATCTGTATTGATGACACAGCACTGCCTTCTTTGGAATATTTTGAGTTGACATGCCTTGATAAACTCAAAAGTGTACCTGTGGACATTCAACATCTGAAGAAACTTAAATTTCTTGATGTTCCTTGTATGCCAACTGAATTTGTGGAAGAAATTGATCGCATTGGTAAAAACAAGCACTGGACCATCAATTATGGGCTATATGTGATATACG GAGGAGTGAGTGAAGATTCTCACAAGTTTCCTTTCTTGCGACTCTTGAAAAGGTGGTTCTGGATTTGA
- the LOC137831305 gene encoding kinesin-like protein KIN-12F, with product MRQKKNNTDSSGFLGSISSNFLRSISSSNRKPTSSSFTNHKFLKSDVENTPPTHPNISLNHHQQLKPTDPFPQSNSHVKVVVRIKPENINGKEGDWEIKKVSSDALCIGDIKFMFDEVFDGNSNQEDVFQSVGVPLVRNALAGYNTTILSFGQSGSGKTYTMWGPPSAMVDESSSSSQLGIVPRIFRMLLSELERERLASDQKQFNYQCRCSFLEINNERIGNLLNPIQQNLEMKDDSRNAPYIENLVEEYITNYDDVAQILIKGLSRRKKEATSLNSNSSGSHIIFTFVIESLCKGTTKDIFSSSKVSRISLIDLAGLDRDEVGDVGSQCARENRQVEKSVSQLEHLVDALTKKSQSGKNGDILHSDSCLTRLLQEPLGGNAKLSVICSISPNNKSNDKTLRTLRFGEQVRSIRNEPVINVIKETDVDLSNNIRHLKEELIRAKTDIHSSAGSKDGYFQGQNVRESLNQMRVSLNRSLLLSNIDCDTIERVNVSEDDIQQLCQQIEELDSSSEGNPKDISLEENCDADPTSGDEIEKAEECCGKTLGISVNSCNQSPVLAGPQLSESPKFSKIQRKSLAISSSYLGSWNNVAESSTFSNDVLNKPFKQDKHVQSSLQSSKVESLAASLQKGLQIIDYHQHNSALNKSSTSFSFEHLTLTPCPDIDKAESCDQTIPQKAYSEEVGSFLCASCRTKLSNQDSSVVQLAFGECNGKNIIKEKELEIVCKEQAARIEQLNQLVEKLKGERDPNSITVYNSMTDEEKLLREFSSNGHLPCIMEEKCEIKEVQEELGQKDITFDSTEKESLLEEIQNLRSKLQSCSDAPVKKSTDKLRSSLMSRSIQLQKSGVFSYDNGNEELENERQRWTEMESEWICLTDELRADLESYRQHTERLEMELKSEKKCVAEIDDALKRAVMGNARMVEHYADLQEKYDDLFAKHDAIMEGIAEVKKAAAKASKKGHARFAKSLSAELSALRVERERESKLLKKENQNLKTQLRETAEAVQAAGELLVRLREAEHAAAFAEENFANVQQDNENLKMQIEKLKRKHKTEINTMKQYITESKLPESALQPLYREDSDLAHNAASSYSYDDQAWRSEFGAIYQEHY from the exons atgagGCAAAAGAAGAACAACACAGATTCAAGTGGTTTCTTGGGAAGCATTTCTTCGAATTTTCTCAGATCAATCTCTTCTTCCAATCGCAAACCCACTTCTTCATCCTTTACAAACCATAAATTCCTAAAGTCGGACGTTGAAAACACTCCCCCTACCCATCCAAACATTTCCCTCAATCACCACCAACAATTGAAGCCCACCGACCCATTTCCCCAGAGCAACTCACATGTGAAG GTTGTGGTGAGAATTAAGCCAGAAAATATCAATGGAAAAGAGGGGGATTGGGAAATTAAGAAGGTTTCTTCTGATGCCCTGTGTATTGGGGACATAAAGTTCATGTTTGATGAAGTTTTTGATGGCAACTCCAATCAG GAAGATGTTTTTCAGTCAGTGGGTGTTCCCTTGGTTAGAAATGCCTTAGCTGGTTACAACACTACTATTCTGTCATTTGGCCAG TCTGGGAGTGGAAAGACTTACACAATGTGGGGTCCCCCAAGTGCCATGGTTGATGAGTCCTCGTCTTCTAGTCAATTGGGAATTGTTCCTCGGATCTTCAGAATGTTATTATCTGAGTTAGAGAGA GAGAGGCTTGCTTCTGATCAGAAGCAGTTCAACTATCAATGTCGCTGTTCATTTCTCGAG ATAAACAACGAACGAATTGGCAATTTACTCAATCCTATCCAGCAGAACCTTGAG ATGAAGGATGATTCAAGAAATGCTCCTTATATTGAGAATCTGGTTGAGGAATACATCACTAATTATGATGATGTGGCACAAATTTTGATTAAG GGCCTTTCAAGGAGGAAAAAGGAAGCAACAAGCTTAAATTCTAATAGCTCTGGATCGCACATAATTTTCACTTTTGTCATTGAATCTTTGTGCAAG GGAACCACAAAGGACATTTTCAGTAGCTCAAAAGTTAGCAGAATCAGCCTTATTGATCTTGCTGGACTGGACAGGGATGAAGTTGGTGATGTAGGTAGCCAATGTGCAAGGGAAAACAGACAAGTAGAGAAATCAGTGTCTCAGCTTGA GCATTTAGTGGATGCTCTGACTAAGAAATCTCAGTCTGGAAAAAATGGAGACATTCTGCACAGCGACTCCTGTTTAACACGCTTACTACAAGAACCACTTGGTGGAAATGCCAAACTTTCAGTAATATGTTCCATCTCCCCTAATAACAA GAGTAACGATAAAACCCTGCGCACACTCAGATTTGGTGAGCAGGTAAGATCCATCAGAAATGAGCCTGTTATCAATGTAATAAAGGAGACTGATGTTGATTTGAGTAATAACATCAGACACTTGAAG GAAGAACTTATTAGAGCAAAGACTGATATTCACAGCTCAGCTGGGAGTAAAGATGGATACTTCCAAGGACAAAATGTGCGGGAAAGCCTGAATCAGATGAGAGTCAGCTTAAACCGCTCTCTTCTCTTATCCAACATAGATTGTGATACTATTGAGCGCGTAAATGTCAGTGAGGATGACATACAGCAATTATGCCAGCAAATTGAAGAATTGGATAGTTCATCTGAAGGAAATCCAAAGGACATATCTCTTGAGGAAAATTGTGATGCAGACCCCACCAGTGGTGATGAAATTGAAAAGGCTGAGGAATGCTGCGGAAAAACATTGGGCATTTCAGTAAATTCATGTAATCAATCTCCAGTACTTGCTGGACCACAGTTGTCTGAGTCTCCAAAATTCAGCAAAATTCAAAGGAAAAGTTTGGCTATTTCATCAAGTTATCTTGGAAGTTGGAACAATGTGGCAGAGAGTTCAACTTTCAGTAACGATGTGTTGAACAAACCATTTAAACAAGACAAGCACGTGCAATCCTCGTTACAGTCTAGCAAGGTTGAGTCCTTGGCAGCAAGCCTTCAGAAGGGACTACAGATTATTGACTATCACCAGCATAACTCAGCACTGAACAAATCTTcaacttccttctcctttgaGCACTTAACTTTGACACCTTGTCCAGACATTGACAAGGCTGAATCTTGTGACCAAACAATACCACAGAAAGCTTACAGTGAAGAAGTAGGTTCTTTCCTTTGTGCATCATGCCGGACTAAACTATCTAATCAGGATTCCAGTGTGGTCCAA TTAGCATTTGGAGAATGTAATGGCAAAAACATCATAAAAGAGAAGGAGCTCGAGATTGTTTGCAAGGAGCAAGCAGCTAGAATTGAGCAACTAAATCAGTTG GTGGAGAAATTGAAAGGAGAGAGAGATCCGAACTCAATTACTGTGTATAACTCGATGACAGATGAAGAAAAG CTTCTAAGGGAATTTTCCTCAAATGGTCATTTGCCATGTATTatggaagaaaaatgtgaaaTTAAAGAAGTTCAGGAAGAGTTAGGCCAAAAGGACATCACTTTTGATTCAACTGAGAAGGAGTCACTTCTTGAGGAAATTCAGAATCTAAGGAGCAAGCTGCAGTCATGTAGTGATGCACCAGTTAAAAAATCTACTGACAAACTAAGATCTTCTTTGATGTCAAGATCCATACAACTGCAAAAAAGCGGGGTATTTTCTTATGATAATGGCAACGAAGAGCTAGAGAATGAAAGACAGAGATGGACAGAAATGGAAAGTGAGTGGATTTGTCTTACTGATGAACTTAGAGCTGATCTTGAGTCTTATCGCCAACATACTGAGAGGTTGGAGATGGAACTGAAGTCAGAAAAGAAGTGCGTGGCAGAAATAGATGATGCGCTAAAGAGAGCAGTTATGGGAAATGCTAGAATGGTGGAACACTATGCTGATCTACAAGAAAAATACGATGATTTGTTTGCGAAACACGATGCCATAATGGAAGGGATAGCAGAAGTGAAGAAGGCAGCAGCGAAAGCCTCAAAAAAAGGTCACGCACGCTTTGCCAAATCTCTTTCCGCTGAGCTTTCTGCGTTGAGGGTGGAAAGAGAAAGGGAatcaaaattattgaaaaaggAGAACCAGAACTTGAAGACTCAACTTCGAGAGACTGCAGAAGCTGTTCAGGCTGCTGGAGAGCTACTTGTTAGACTAAGAGAAGCTGAACATGCAGCAGCTTTTGCAGAG GAGAACTTTGCAAATGTGCAACAAGATAATGAAAATTTGAAGATGCAAATTGAGAAGCTGAAAAGAAAACACAAGACAGAGATTAATACCATGAAGCAGTACATTACAGAGAGCAAATTACCTGAGTCTGCACTGCAACCACTGTATAGAGAGGATTCTGATTTGGCACACAATGCAGCTTCCTCCTATTCATACGATGATCAGGCATGGAGATCAGAATTTGGAGCAATATATCAGGAGCATTACTAA